Proteins co-encoded in one Deltaproteobacteria bacterium genomic window:
- a CDS encoding Ig-like domain-containing protein: MRSVGVGVTALCLAVWLSVGCGAAGVPSGTGTTPIPIELPSVVQLPESLAISVAPVQGAADVSVPLGKTVVVPGETPLQQSVYPTDNGNTRLDAILAVLANVSANSDATVTSASGTTDDGSAWVADFSAAEFPTVDFDTAGFPTLDCSATCSGHTASYPVCMRIWVGGKRAAFFKILSAVDAAGGAGCFYTVSDVTASAASSAALFTGTESYVLAGRWDFRDTASRWLELVSSTTAADAEGVRIDSHHAVLNAATATDATVTTLARLRGQITVGESPLDIEAVHRWTDTLSQSSYTLTNDTTTTDAGCFDLETGEEVFTDVAGCESLTITEERAPEEATPPPLEETVMVATLDESSSSSSGSSSSGGDGGSSSSSSSGGSSSGDASSSSSSSSGGSSSGGGATLPTVAFTATSASGAESTGSVSVQVTLSAASADAVTVAYAVTGGTATGSGTDFTLASGTATISAGSTTTTLALAIVDDAQVESSETVIVTLSNPANATLGTNTSHTYTITDNDTPPGVSSSTPAAGATEVSISSAVEVTFDRAMNAATLTTSTFTLTTGGTPVAASVSAAGTTATLTPTSSLAYNTTHEATLTTGVQDSVGNALSTPTSWSFTTRPAPGSLDTSFNSTGSVETDVVGTTNQNFAYDMARQSDGKLVVVGSTGNAMVLRYTSAGVLDTTFDSDGVVLASAESGMGRWNAVAIQSDGKIVVAGTTSDNADMIIARYTTTGSLDTDFSADGSVTVNINDPTGATEYTYDALIDASGRIVVAGGAGTQTALVRLTSSGALDTTFGGDGIVVTSTFGGDDSAQAIALPASGAGLWAAGRYYDGSEYNVYLMFLNNEGDIDVVFNTDGVATYDVQAGSALNDMVSSMVVQSDGDILIAGSVATTTDELFVLRVDGASNGALDTAFSGDGIFTTTIGTHTTANANDLVVQSDGSMFVVGNAWTNVAEFYYVVAQISNVGVLNTNFDSDGILTIATGGTGTTGEFDAAVLQSDGKLVTAGYADFSSGSNNVVVYRLWP; the protein is encoded by the coding sequence ATGCGATCTGTAGGGGTTGGTGTCACTGCGCTCTGCTTGGCGGTGTGGCTCTCGGTCGGGTGCGGGGCGGCTGGCGTGCCCTCCGGGACCGGCACCACGCCGATTCCGATTGAACTCCCGAGCGTCGTGCAGCTACCTGAGAGTTTAGCGATCAGTGTCGCTCCGGTGCAAGGGGCCGCCGATGTTTCCGTCCCGTTGGGCAAGACGGTGGTCGTTCCCGGCGAGACGCCGCTGCAACAAAGCGTCTATCCGACCGATAACGGGAACACGCGACTCGACGCAATCTTGGCCGTCCTGGCCAACGTCTCGGCCAATAGCGATGCGACCGTGACGAGCGCGAGCGGCACGACCGACGATGGCAGTGCCTGGGTCGCGGATTTTTCCGCCGCGGAATTTCCGACCGTGGATTTCGACACGGCCGGATTTCCCACGCTCGATTGTAGTGCAACCTGTTCGGGGCATACCGCGAGTTATCCCGTCTGCATGCGGATTTGGGTCGGGGGCAAGCGTGCGGCGTTTTTTAAGATCTTGAGCGCGGTCGATGCTGCCGGTGGGGCCGGTTGTTTCTACACCGTCTCCGACGTCACGGCGAGCGCCGCGTCGAGCGCAGCACTCTTTACCGGGACGGAGTCCTACGTTCTGGCGGGCCGTTGGGACTTCCGCGACACGGCGAGTCGCTGGCTAGAGTTGGTGTCGTCGACTACAGCGGCCGACGCGGAAGGCGTGCGGATCGACAGCCATCACGCGGTGTTGAACGCCGCCACGGCGACCGACGCCACGGTCACGACGTTGGCCCGCTTGCGGGGGCAGATCACGGTCGGTGAATCGCCGTTGGACATTGAAGCGGTGCATCGCTGGACCGACACACTGAGTCAATCGAGTTATACGTTGACCAACGACACGACCACGACCGACGCGGGCTGTTTCGATTTGGAGACGGGTGAGGAGGTTTTTACCGATGTGGCCGGATGCGAATCGCTGACGATCACGGAAGAGCGCGCGCCTGAAGAGGCGACGCCGCCGCCGTTGGAAGAGACGGTGATGGTGGCGACGCTCGACGAGTCGAGTAGTAGTTCGTCCGGCAGCAGCTCCAGTGGTGGCGATGGCGGCAGTTCGTCAAGTAGCTCCAGCGGTGGGAGCAGCAGCGGAGACGCGAGCAGTTCTTCCAGTTCGTCCAGCGGTGGGAGTAGTTCGGGTGGTGGCGCCACACTCCCGACCGTGGCGTTCACTGCGACGAGTGCAAGTGGTGCCGAGTCCACCGGATCCGTGTCGGTGCAAGTCACGCTGTCCGCCGCGAGTGCCGATGCTGTGACCGTGGCGTATGCTGTCACCGGCGGGACGGCCACCGGGAGCGGCACCGACTTTACGTTAGCGAGCGGAACGGCCACGATCAGTGCCGGCAGCACTACGACCACGCTTGCGCTGGCGATCGTCGACGACGCGCAGGTTGAGAGCTCCGAGACGGTGATCGTGACCCTCTCCAATCCGGCAAACGCCACGCTCGGGACCAACACGAGCCACACGTATACGATCACGGATAACGACACGCCGCCGGGTGTGTCGTCGTCCACGCCTGCAGCGGGTGCCACCGAGGTGAGTATCAGCAGTGCGGTCGAGGTCACGTTCGACCGGGCCATGAATGCCGCGACGCTGACCACGAGTACGTTCACGCTGACCACGGGCGGCACGCCGGTGGCGGCCTCCGTGAGCGCCGCCGGCACGACGGCCACGCTGACGCCGACGAGTTCGCTTGCCTACAACACCACGCACGAAGCGACGCTCACGACCGGCGTGCAAGACAGTGTCGGCAATGCGCTGAGCACGCCAACTTCGTGGAGCTTCACGACTCGCCCCGCCCCGGGAAGCCTCGATACGAGTTTCAATAGCACCGGGAGCGTCGAGACGGACGTCGTCGGGACCACGAATCAGAACTTCGCGTACGACATGGCCCGCCAGTCGGATGGGAAATTGGTCGTGGTCGGATCGACCGGGAATGCGATGGTGCTGCGCTATACCAGCGCCGGGGTGCTCGACACGACCTTCGATTCGGATGGCGTCGTGCTGGCCAGTGCGGAGAGCGGGATGGGCCGTTGGAATGCCGTTGCGATCCAATCGGATGGGAAGATCGTCGTGGCCGGCACGACCTCTGACAACGCCGACATGATCATTGCGCGCTACACCACGACCGGCTCACTCGATACGGACTTCAGCGCCGACGGGAGCGTGACCGTGAATATCAACGACCCGACGGGTGCCACGGAATATACATACGATGCCTTGATCGATGCCAGCGGACGGATTGTCGTGGCGGGTGGCGCCGGCACGCAGACCGCGCTGGTTCGGCTCACCAGCAGCGGCGCGCTCGACACCACGTTCGGCGGCGACGGGATCGTCGTCACGAGCACCTTCGGCGGTGACGACAGCGCGCAGGCGATTGCGTTGCCCGCCAGTGGCGCCGGATTATGGGCCGCCGGCCGCTACTATGACGGTTCAGAATATAACGTCTATTTGATGTTCCTCAACAACGAGGGCGACATCGACGTGGTGTTTAATACCGACGGTGTGGCCACGTATGACGTACAAGCAGGGAGTGCGCTGAATGATATGGTGTCGAGCATGGTCGTGCAGTCGGATGGCGATATCTTGATTGCAGGCTCGGTGGCCACGACCACGGACGAACTGTTTGTGCTGAGAGTGGATGGTGCCAGTAACGGCGCACTCGACACCGCGTTCAGCGGCGATGGGATCTTCACGACGACGATCGGGACGCATACCACGGCGAATGCCAACGACCTCGTGGTGCAATCCGATGGGAGCATGTTTGTGGTCGGGAACGCCTGGACCAATGTTGCCGAATTCTACTATGTCGTGGCGCAAATCAGTAATGTCGGCGTGCTGAATACCAACTTCGACAGTGACGGGATCTTGACCATTGCCACTGGCGGGACTGGCACGACGGGCGAATTCGACGCCGCCGTATTGCAGTCCGATGGTAAATTGGTAACGGCCGGATATGCTGACTTTTCCTCCGGTTCAAACAATGTCGTCGTCTATCGCCTCTGGCCGTAA
- a CDS encoding Ig-like domain-containing protein, producing the protein MRSVGVGVTAFCLAVWLSVGCGSAGVPSGTSSTPIPIELPSNFAMPSALSIGVDEVTDTANGNLAVEKSTDKTLPGENALAQGLYQTDQDNAQLDAILAHLAAVTAEASTSVTSTIGTTANGGVWFADFTDFSFPTLTSSISGIDCTAACSGNTGEFPICVRITVGGKRVWYGKMTSPVTSTSRGAGCFYTFSTVTDASTEAALFDGTESHLIVGTWDFTDSTSLKLDMISATTTADSSGILNSGTRAVLTETSASSASINSPSGKSIGSATRTANVNGTLVDNGESKTVTVIDRWNAATIRATQTITGSTAVNVDGCFITGTVIPTGDCLTIDDVILVEQFSLPTVAAVASPPSVTGTSPVDGATAVMLNSSATVTFSETMDGSSITASTFKLTDGSGAVVNGTITIGDDATTAILMPTTLLTASTTYTGTVTTGVTDTGGTPPSAPYTWSFTTGTEVDTKVPSIASTSPVNGATRVAVNAQMTATFSEAMDSSTVTTSSFTVRPTAGGAAVSAAVDYSGTTATLTPTGNLSYSTSYTATISTAVKDTAGNALTAAASWELTTIAESGHYNPQFSGNGWYDESFSTTGDGFDSLQSVVVQSDGKIVAVGTAYNGTDQDVLVVRFNADGSLDWYDLVDLVGGGDFGQGVALQSDDKIVVSVWASNSDDTERNFAVLRYTTSGALDPTYGGGDGIALVDFNAAADTDTQYDLVINPSDQAILCGQIGGRAGLARYDTNGDLDTTFATNGTYSDADFDFFFDCAMDSDGKIVAVGEDQTFDTPGQDIAIARFSAAGALDTSFSVDGRNAFTVGSASNEQGLGVAIQSDGQIVIVGQTDNNSTSNDCVLARYGTTGTLDADFGSSGIFQFGNDAGGELQDLCYDVAIHSGGRIVVIGSSTGDALLARVTSSGTLNTTFDSDGLAVFTEAGGGTGLALDSNEDYIGVGSVQDGGTDTFIFSVIQ; encoded by the coding sequence ATGCGATCTGTAGGGGTTGGTGTCACCGCGTTCTGCTTGGCGGTGTGGCTTTCCGTCGGATGTGGGTCTGCCGGCGTGCCCTCCGGAACCAGCTCCACGCCGATCCCGATTGAATTGCCGTCGAATTTCGCGATGCCGTCGGCCTTGTCAATTGGTGTCGATGAAGTGACCGATACGGCGAATGGAAACCTCGCCGTCGAAAAATCGACCGACAAGACACTGCCTGGAGAAAATGCCCTGGCCCAAGGGCTTTATCAGACGGACCAAGATAATGCGCAGTTGGATGCGATCCTCGCGCACTTGGCGGCGGTGACTGCCGAGGCGAGCACCTCGGTTACCAGCACCATTGGCACCACTGCGAATGGGGGCGTATGGTTCGCCGACTTTACGGATTTCAGTTTCCCGACGCTGACCAGCAGCATCTCGGGGATCGATTGCACGGCCGCTTGCTCAGGGAACACTGGGGAGTTCCCGATCTGCGTGCGCATTACCGTGGGAGGAAAGCGGGTATGGTATGGCAAGATGACCTCGCCGGTGACCTCCACAAGTAGGGGGGCCGGTTGCTTCTACACGTTTTCGACGGTGACGGATGCGTCCACCGAGGCCGCTCTCTTTGATGGGACGGAGTCGCACCTTATTGTGGGTACTTGGGATTTTACGGATAGCACGAGTCTCAAGCTGGATATGATTTCGGCGACCACGACGGCGGATTCATCGGGCATTCTCAACTCCGGAACCCGCGCGGTTTTGACCGAGACCAGTGCATCCAGCGCGTCAATCAATAGCCCCTCCGGCAAGAGTATCGGCAGCGCTACGCGGACCGCCAATGTCAATGGTACGCTAGTGGACAATGGCGAGTCGAAGACCGTCACGGTGATCGACCGTTGGAACGCCGCGACGATTCGCGCCACTCAGACGATTACGGGGAGTACCGCGGTCAATGTCGATGGCTGTTTCATCACCGGTACCGTCATTCCGACGGGCGATTGTCTGACGATTGACGACGTCATTCTAGTGGAACAATTTTCGCTGCCCACGGTGGCCGCCGTCGCCTCGCCGCCGTCAGTGACGGGGACGAGTCCCGTTGACGGGGCGACCGCCGTCATGCTCAATTCGTCCGCCACAGTGACATTTAGTGAGACTATGGATGGTTCGTCTATTACCGCGAGCACATTCAAGCTGACCGACGGCAGTGGAGCGGTGGTGAATGGGACGATTACCATCGGCGATGATGCCACCACCGCCATCCTGATGCCCACGACGCTCCTTACCGCTAGCACGACCTATACGGGGACCGTGACCACCGGCGTGACCGATACGGGCGGAACGCCGCCCTCTGCGCCATACACCTGGAGTTTTACGACGGGGACTGAAGTGGACACTAAAGTGCCATCGATTGCGTCGACCAGTCCCGTGAATGGCGCCACGCGAGTGGCGGTCAATGCCCAGATGACGGCCACCTTTAGCGAAGCCATGGATTCGAGCACGGTGACGACCAGCAGCTTCACCGTACGCCCTACCGCCGGAGGGGCTGCCGTTTCCGCCGCAGTCGACTACAGTGGCACGACCGCGACGCTCACGCCCACTGGCAATCTGAGTTACAGCACGTCCTATACCGCAACGATTTCGACCGCAGTGAAGGACACGGCCGGCAATGCCTTGACGGCCGCGGCGAGTTGGGAGCTCACGACCATCGCCGAGAGCGGTCACTACAACCCGCAATTCAGCGGTAATGGGTGGTACGACGAATCGTTCTCGACCACGGGCGACGGCTTTGATTCACTGCAAAGTGTGGTCGTACAATCCGATGGAAAAATCGTCGCCGTTGGAACGGCATACAATGGGACAGATCAGGACGTCCTCGTCGTTCGATTCAACGCGGATGGATCATTGGATTGGTATGACCTGGTCGATCTCGTCGGCGGAGGTGATTTCGGCCAGGGGGTCGCCCTGCAATCGGATGACAAAATTGTCGTGTCGGTCTGGGCCAGTAACAGCGATGATACGGAGCGCAATTTTGCAGTACTGCGCTACACGACCAGCGGCGCGCTCGATCCGACCTATGGTGGCGGGGATGGCATCGCGCTCGTCGATTTCAATGCCGCCGCAGATACCGACACACAATATGACTTAGTGATCAATCCGTCGGATCAGGCGATTCTCTGCGGACAGATCGGAGGTCGAGCTGGCCTTGCACGCTACGATACGAATGGTGATCTCGATACGACCTTTGCCACCAATGGGACGTACTCGGATGCGGATTTCGATTTCTTCTTTGACTGTGCGATGGATAGCGATGGCAAGATTGTGGCTGTCGGCGAGGATCAGACCTTCGATACGCCGGGACAGGATATCGCGATTGCGCGTTTCTCGGCCGCGGGCGCACTGGATACGAGCTTTAGCGTGGATGGGCGAAATGCGTTCACCGTCGGGAGCGCGAGTAATGAACAGGGATTGGGCGTGGCCATCCAGAGCGACGGCCAGATCGTGATCGTGGGACAAACTGATAACAATTCGACCTCGAATGACTGTGTCCTCGCCCGCTACGGCACGACCGGAACTCTGGATGCCGACTTCGGCAGCTCCGGAATCTTCCAATTTGGTAACGACGCCGGAGGCGAATTGCAAGACCTCTGCTACGATGTCGCTATTCATTCCGGCGGCCGCATTGTCGTGATCGGATCCAGCACAGGGGATGCCTTACTGGCGCGTGTGACGTCGTCGGGAACGCTCAACACGACGTTCGATTCGGACGGCTTGGCGGTCTTTACCGAGGCTGGCGGTGGCACAGGACTCGCTCTCGACAGCAACGAGGACTACATCGGCGTTGGGAGTGTCCAGGATGGCGGCACGGACACCTTCATTTTCAGTGTGATTCAGTAA
- a CDS encoding NADH-quinone oxidoreductase subunit C gives MNLGGCSARNGVAVVTTAIPQLAPEAWRLWIVTTCQTARARLLALPTAATAEGGRCVYAILGLDTRNELRIAATTFPAGHAAYPALTPDLPEAQLFERVVYEQHGIFPEGHPWLKPVRTQRDYPFFAVEGDAVHEVAVGPVHAGIIEPGHFRFQCHGEQVLHLEIALGYQHRGASALLRVATPARRAVVAESLAGDTVIGHSWAYAQAIEGLAGVAVAHHAQQLRALALELERLANHVGDLGALAADIGYLPAAAYFGRLRGEFLNLLMELTGNRYGRSLVYPGGVCHAFTAALRARCGTKLAEAERDLKAIADLFFAESTVVTRLEQTGVVAKKVARQLGLVGPAARASNLLRDVRTDYPSGAYRFHYIPPVRLASGDVYARALLRVLEAQQALTFAAEQCRIVHRVEPGAPCESLAADRLVVSLIEGWRGEIVHVVRTDAYGAIDAYDVVDPSFHNWMGLAWACRGGQISDFPLCNKSFNLSYAGHDL, from the coding sequence ATGAATCTCGGCGGCTGCAGCGCCCGCAACGGCGTGGCCGTAGTCACGACGGCGATCCCCCAACTCGCGCCGGAAGCGTGGCGCTTGTGGATTGTGACGACCTGTCAAACCGCTCGCGCGCGCTTGCTTGCACTGCCGACAGCAGCGACAGCGGAGGGCGGCCGGTGCGTCTACGCGATCCTCGGCCTCGATACACGGAACGAATTGCGGATCGCGGCCACGACATTTCCGGCAGGACACGCGGCGTATCCCGCACTGACGCCGGACCTGCCGGAGGCCCAGTTATTCGAGCGCGTCGTCTACGAGCAGCACGGAATTTTCCCCGAAGGCCACCCCTGGTTGAAGCCGGTGCGAACGCAACGCGACTACCCGTTCTTCGCCGTGGAAGGCGACGCCGTGCATGAAGTCGCCGTGGGACCGGTGCACGCCGGCATCATTGAACCTGGTCATTTTCGTTTCCAATGTCACGGCGAACAGGTGCTGCATTTGGAAATCGCGCTCGGCTACCAACATCGGGGCGCGTCTGCGTTATTGCGCGTCGCCACGCCCGCGCGTCGTGCCGTCGTGGCCGAATCGCTGGCCGGAGACACGGTGATCGGGCACAGCTGGGCCTATGCGCAGGCGATCGAAGGCCTGGCCGGCGTCGCGGTTGCACACCACGCGCAGCAGCTCCGCGCGCTGGCGTTGGAATTGGAACGACTGGCAAACCATGTCGGCGACCTCGGCGCATTGGCGGCGGACATCGGCTATTTGCCGGCCGCGGCGTATTTTGGACGGCTGCGCGGGGAATTCTTGAATCTGCTGATGGAGCTGACCGGTAATCGGTACGGCCGTTCGCTGGTGTATCCGGGTGGAGTGTGTCACGCTTTCACCGCTGCGTTGCGCGCCCGCTGCGGCACCAAACTCGCGGAGGCCGAACGGGACCTCAAGGCGATCGCCGACCTCTTCTTCGCCGAATCAACCGTCGTCACCCGACTCGAACAAACGGGCGTGGTCGCAAAAAAGGTGGCACGCCAACTGGGGCTGGTCGGCCCAGCCGCGCGCGCCAGTAATTTGCTGCGCGACGTGCGCACCGACTACCCGAGCGGGGCGTATCGGTTTCATTACATCCCGCCGGTGCGGCTGGCCTCCGGCGACGTGTACGCGCGCGCGCTGCTCCGCGTGTTGGAGGCCCAGCAAGCGCTCACGTTCGCAGCGGAACAGTGTCGGATCGTACATCGCGTGGAACCGGGTGCGCCGTGTGAATCGTTGGCGGCGGACCGTTTGGTCGTCAGTCTGATCGAGGGCTGGCGGGGCGAAATCGTCCATGTGGTGCGGACCGACGCATACGGCGCGATCGACGCCTACGATGTCGTCGATCCGTCCTTCCACAACTGGATGGGACTCGCGTGGGCGTGCCGCGGCGGACAGATCTCCGACTTTCCATTGTGTAATAAAAGTTTCAATTTGTCGTATGCGGGACACGATTTGTAA
- a CDS encoding MFS transporter: MYTTFFTRFYVFAFCSRCYLYLPIFVVWLLRQGLTQTDVMLLISLYIGSALLAELPTGLFADRFGRKWALFAGSGLQVLGALCLVPAHAFAWYALGECLLGVGYAFKTGATEALLYDHLKERNATADYQRRYANAKFFEFAAMSVGAVVGAPLYIAFPQGPFYGTAMLFLAAALTALTIPEPPSTTVALRLRTLLAGWREIRVGVPALRALIGYYGWFFSLVLIVTTTLSQPYLRTLGVPLSAFGWVFLGCNMLAMGGTLAANRWGSHLLGHHFFLQLGLGCIAICLGLAIGRTTGAIVILALIYAAWGLLLPTVSAAVNRLVASERRATVLSIQDFLQNGIFIPAALGVGWLVDHRGFPTTFFVLAVVSAAVLTVTVRWLKRS; this comes from the coding sequence ATGTACACGACCTTTTTCACACGTTTTTACGTCTTCGCCTTTTGTTCCCGCTGCTACTTGTACTTGCCGATCTTCGTCGTCTGGCTGCTGCGCCAAGGACTGACCCAGACCGATGTCATGCTGCTCATCTCGCTGTACATCGGCAGCGCGCTGCTCGCGGAACTCCCGACCGGACTCTTTGCCGACCGCTTCGGCCGCAAATGGGCGCTCTTTGCGGGCAGCGGGCTGCAAGTCCTCGGCGCCCTCTGCCTGGTTCCGGCCCACGCATTCGCGTGGTACGCCCTCGGCGAATGTCTGCTGGGCGTCGGCTATGCGTTCAAGACCGGCGCGACTGAGGCCTTGCTGTACGACCATTTAAAGGAACGAAACGCGACGGCTGATTACCAAAGGCGCTATGCCAACGCAAAGTTTTTTGAGTTCGCCGCGATGAGCGTCGGCGCCGTGGTCGGCGCGCCGCTCTACATCGCGTTTCCACAAGGACCGTTTTACGGCACGGCCATGCTGTTTCTCGCCGCCGCGCTCACTGCGCTGACGATCCCCGAACCCCCGTCCACGACCGTCGCGTTGCGACTGCGCACGCTGCTCGCCGGATGGCGCGAAATCCGCGTCGGCGTGCCCGCACTGCGCGCGCTGATCGGCTATTATGGCTGGTTTTTCTCGCTCGTCTTGATCGTCACCACCACGTTGAGCCAACCGTATTTGCGCACGCTCGGCGTCCCGCTTTCGGCCTTCGGCTGGGTCTTCTTAGGCTGCAACATGTTAGCGATGGGCGGCACGTTAGCGGCGAATCGGTGGGGATCGCATCTGCTCGGACATCATTTTTTCCTGCAACTCGGGCTCGGATGCATCGCGATTTGCCTCGGCCTCGCCATCGGTCGTACGACGGGGGCGATTGTGATCCTGGCCCTGATCTACGCCGCATGGGGTCTGCTGTTGCCGACCGTCAGCGCGGCCGTGAATCGGCTGGTCGCGTCCGAACGGCGCGCGACCGTGCTGTCGATTCAAGATTTCCTACAGAACGGAATCTTCATCCCCGCCGCGCTCGGCGTGGGCTGGCTGGTCGACCATCGAGGATTCCCGACGACGTTCTTCGTGTTGGCCGTCGTCAGCGCGGCGGTGTTAACGGTGACGGTACGGTGGTTGAAACGGTCGTGA
- the nuoB gene encoding NADH-quinone oxidoreductase subunit NuoB, producing the protein MWDTFKTRWQQGHRTQAFPPAQPLPERFRGRPTIDAGRCAAGCTACRDACPTEAITLAPLTFDLGRCTFCPACAEACPSGAIAWTPDYRLATRTREGLLLRDAALPLATALDRKMRALFGRSLKLRQVSAGGCNGCELELQALNNVVFDLSRFGIQFVASPRHADGLVITGPVTANMRLALQKTYEAVPDPKLVIAVGACAISGGPFLNSPACHNGATSTVPVDLFIPGCPPHPLTILDGLLRLLGRLESGRERNTA; encoded by the coding sequence ATGTGGGACACGTTCAAAACACGGTGGCAGCAAGGACATCGGACGCAGGCCTTCCCCCCGGCACAGCCGCTGCCGGAGCGATTCCGCGGTCGCCCGACGATCGACGCCGGCCGTTGCGCTGCCGGCTGCACCGCGTGTCGCGACGCTTGCCCGACCGAGGCGATCACGCTCGCGCCGCTGACGTTCGACCTCGGCCGTTGCACGTTTTGTCCCGCGTGCGCGGAGGCCTGTCCGAGCGGCGCAATCGCGTGGACGCCGGATTATCGGTTAGCCACGCGCACGCGCGAGGGCTTGCTGCTACGGGACGCTGCGCTCCCGTTGGCCACGGCGTTGGATCGGAAAATGCGCGCGTTGTTCGGACGATCGCTGAAGCTGCGCCAAGTGAGTGCCGGCGGCTGCAACGGATGCGAGCTGGAACTCCAAGCACTGAACAACGTGGTCTTCGACTTGAGCCGTTTCGGAATCCAATTCGTCGCGTCGCCACGCCATGCTGACGGCTTGGTCATTACCGGCCCAGTCACGGCAAACATGCGGCTGGCGCTGCAAAAAACGTATGAGGCGGTCCCCGATCCGAAACTCGTCATCGCGGTCGGCGCCTGCGCAATCAGCGGCGGGCCGTTCCTGAACAGCCCCGCGTGCCACAACGGCGCCACGTCCACAGTCCCGGTGGACCTCTTCATCCCCGGCTGTCCGCCGCACCCGCTCACGATCCTCGACGGACTGTTGCGTTTGCTCGGCCGCTTGGAGTCGGGGCGGGAGCGAAATACGGCATGA